The Helicobacter mustelae genome has a segment encoding these proteins:
- a CDS encoding rhodanese-like domain-containing protein, which yields MRNHGLKYGQINLKDYILIDIREEEDYKNFHITDAIHLQDIAKISHIAKENPDKKILLYCYHGNTANSYTQELVRWGFENIYFLQENYEEFESLGIPLSFQK from the coding sequence ATGCGAAATCATGGGCTTAAATACGGACAAATCAATTTGAAGGACTATATCTTGATTGACATAAGAGAAGAGGAGGATTACAAAAATTTTCACATCACCGATGCAATCCACCTGCAAGATATTGCAAAAATTAGCCATATTGCTAAGGAAAATCCTGATAAAAAAATCCTGCTGTACTGCTACCATGGCAATACCGCCAATTCTTACACCCAAGAATTAGTGCGATGGGGTTTTGAAAATATTTATTTTTTGCAAGAAAATTATGAAGAATTTGAAAGCCTGGGAATTCCTCTAAGCTTTCAAAAATAA
- the pheS gene encoding phenylalanine--tRNA ligase subunit alpha, translated as MEKMLQRIWESKNTAELEAVRIEFFGRKGSITQKFAMLKELEGEQKKELAKELNALKAEFEKAFNTKKIELEDSALKEALLGEKIDPSLFHNAQKRSVGHPINYTKDRIIEYFRNIDFDLCVGPLIEDDFHNFQALNLPEYHPARDMQDTFYFRDSLLLRTHTSPVQIRTMLSQKPPIKMICPGPTFRRDYDLTHTPMFHQVEGLVVDEVNKADFANLKYTLEDFLKYLFGDVRVRFRASFFPFTEPSAEVDISCNFCDGKGCRVCSHTGWLEVLGCGVVDSHVFEAVGYSGVSGYAFGMGIERLAMLTCGVNDLRSFFETDLRVLEQF; from the coding sequence GTGGAAAAGATGTTGCAAAGGATATGGGAATCAAAAAATACCGCAGAACTTGAGGCCGTGCGTATTGAATTTTTTGGTAGAAAGGGAAGCATAACACAAAAATTTGCTATGCTCAAAGAATTAGAAGGCGAGCAAAAAAAAGAATTAGCAAAGGAGCTAAACGCTCTCAAAGCGGAGTTTGAAAAAGCATTTAACACCAAGAAGATAGAACTAGAAGATTCTGCCCTCAAAGAAGCGCTGCTTGGAGAAAAAATCGACCCCAGTTTGTTTCACAATGCACAAAAGCGCAGTGTTGGACATCCTATCAATTACACAAAAGATAGGATTATAGAATATTTTAGAAACATTGATTTTGATCTTTGTGTGGGTCCATTGATAGAGGATGATTTTCATAATTTTCAAGCGCTAAATCTTCCAGAGTATCATCCTGCGCGTGATATGCAAGATACCTTTTATTTTAGAGATTCTTTATTGCTTCGCACACATACCTCTCCCGTGCAGATTCGCACCATGCTATCTCAAAAGCCCCCTATAAAAATGATTTGTCCAGGTCCTACATTCCGCCGAGACTATGATCTCACTCATACGCCCATGTTTCACCAAGTCGAAGGGCTTGTGGTGGATGAGGTAAATAAGGCAGATTTTGCAAATTTAAAATACACCTTGGAAGATTTTCTGAAATATCTTTTTGGCGATGTGCGCGTGCGATTCCGTGCAAGCTTTTTTCCCTTCACAGAGCCCAGTGCTGAGGTAGATATTAGCTGTAATTTTTGTGATGGCAAGGGGTGTCGAGTCTGCTCTCATACAGGTTGGCTTGAAGTCTTGGGTTGTGGAGTGGTGGATTCTCATGTTTTTGAAGCGGTGGGATATAGCGGGGTGAGTGGCTATGCTTTTGGCATGGGGATTGAAAGATTGGCCATGCTTACTTGTGGGGTGAATGATTTGCGAAGCTTTTTTGAAACTGATTTAAGAGTATTGGAGCAATTTTAA